From a single Carassius carassius chromosome 8, fCarCar2.1, whole genome shotgun sequence genomic region:
- the limd1b gene encoding LIM domain-containing protein 1: MDTNSLCFGTCAKCTGGVYGAAQACQAMGQVYHDSCFTCCVCGQKLKGKAFYEFSGRVFCEEDYLYSSVKHFAEVCTSCGYLITDMVLQALGKSFHPDCFRCFICNEKLEGQPFSVDTQNKIYCVKDYHRILAQTCAICEQLILPNKGSNEIVRVLSMGKSYHVACYEGKSKI; the protein is encoded by the exons ATGGACACAAACTCTCTATGCTTTG GTACATGTGCAAAGTGCACTGGAGGTGTTTACGGAGCTGCTCAGGCCTGCCAGGCCATGGGACAAGTGTACCATGACAGCTGCTTCACCTGCTGTGTCTGCG GCCAGAAACTGAAAGGGAAGGCGTTTTATGAATTTTCAGGACGGGTGTTCTGCGAGGAGGATTATTTG TATTCCAGCGTCAAGCACTTCGCAGAGGTCTGCACATCCTGCGGATATTTAATCACAGATATG GTGCTCCAGGCTTTGGGAAAGTCCTTCCATCCTGACTGTTTCCGCTGTTTCATCTGTAATGAGAAACTGGAGGGTCAGCCGTTTAGTGTTGACACACAAAACAAGATATATTGTGTGAAAGATTACCACAG GATTCTGGCACAGACATGTGCTATATGTGAACAGCTCATCCTTCCTAATAAG GGTTCAAATGAGATTGTGCGAGTGCTGTCCATGGGAAAAAGCTACCACGTGGCCTGTTATGAAGGAAAAAGCAAAATTTAA
- the cdcp1b gene encoding CUB domain-containing protein 1, giving the protein MCSCVFPVCIGLILLQIHKISECHKIEVSPDSGTIIIFKAQSQGCSVCKDEGPSQTCNSNLELTEAQPTTVTFNCSQPGDVFNVEVNQKIDCSTTDCSIIAVPLNSTRFLEFTRTFNWDLKVQSGKVFQLDFPSPGMRQIKPSESCPDKHTYTIIAYQRTGPANIGSFCRNGTISRIQVLYRGRVTLEVPKGTDLNPSDFKVSMGPAATGVVEMDVKLPRGPFSVDFFTPDYAKGYYDEQKMKWNFAVKPMQNFTVRFQHYTRPQCQKKAVMCDYAMGDKTSFTVAPTETQLANKQGDFSLTLTNCDAKKVANVPGLSLNFNVEVFRSGTPYLCTVDLRNEEGLSLQIENKNQESYCEMSLNSVMQEKIVVPAGTKADLSFLDCPVQDLQLIATKVIDCPSVSARDVTGMSLTIPTLDPSLPVPLHQFTWLLRLQDQSTVDLMPLKGSSLHQSVPDKQCNERVSLLISETEGSHIGQFCSAAEGTIQKIQIKGNVSITITPNIIKDLSQEKGTFLTFRISPEITENVIYTVSSFISGPMYLATPNWPDGMNPSSSASWIITIPQEYKAELLFSNISQPKCDSGHTEVSIGSLDSQDQTQSWREDQSFIGPVVQQQSFYLNMSNCEPKSDRFAVLSKISLLKETKKFLGIILAIVGGLLLLVIIAVIVVCVIRKRKNKPNNNRSFMPSGKPVLLGNAGFPKTRADNESHVYASIDDPTMYGYLGDKDQPEEVDNGAWSNGHQVDAYRPFTGPTNSVPAATVSSTKYSLDRREGDAFQPFLNPPNTFTLPRPHSPLVLQGSLGFEDRRMMDNTLNTFKSGRDINPIRLSSDKSRLQSQMDSDSDSYPEPEYEETM; this is encoded by the exons ATGTGTTCATGCGTGTTTCCAGTCTGCATTGGATTGATTTTACTGCAGATTCACAAAATCTCAG aatgtcATAAAATAGAAGTGAGCCCTGACTCTGGCACCATCATAATCTTCAAAGCACAAAGTCAGGGCTGTAGCGTGTGTAAGGATGAAGGTCCATCTCAAACCTGCAACTCCAACCTCGAACTTACTGAAGCTCAGCCCACCACCGTGACTTTCAACTGCTCTCAGCCGGGGGACGTCTTTAATGTGGAGGTCAACCAAAAAATCG ATTGCTCAACAACAGACTGCAGCATTATTGCAGTGCCTCTGAATTCGACACGATTCCTGGAGTTCACCAGAACCTTCAACTGGGATCTGAAGGTTCAGTCAGGCAAGGTGTTCCAGCTAGACTTCCCATCTCCAGGAATGAGACAGATCAAGCCTTCAGAATCCTGTccagacaaacacacatacactatcATCGCATACCAGCGCACAGGACCGGCCAACATCGGCTCGTTCTGTCGGAACGGTACCATCAGCCGTATCCAGGTCTTGTATAGAGGTCGAGTGACTCTGGAGGTTCCCAAAGGTACAGACCTGAACCCATCTGACTTCAAAGTGTCCATGGGACCAGCAGCAACGG gagtagttgaGATGGATGTCAAGCTGCCCAGAGGACCGTTTTCTGTTGATTTCTTTACTCCAGACTACGCCAAAGGCTACTACGATGAACAAAAAATGAAGTGGAACTTTGCTGTTAAGCCTATGCAAAATTTTACTGTTCGCTTTCAACATTACACTCGACCACAATGCCAAAAGAAAGCTGTTATGTGTGATTATGCAATGGGAGACAAGACTTCATTCACAGTGGCCCCAACAGAAACTCAGCTGGCTAATAAACAGGGAGATTTCAGCCTGACTCTGACCAACTGTGATGCAAAGAAAGTGGCAAATGTTCCTGGGCTTTCCTTGAACTTCAACGTGGAGGTGTTCAGGAGTGGGACTCCAT ATCTTTGCACTGTGGATCTCCGTAATGAGGAGGGATTGAGTTtgcaaatagaaaataaaaaccagGAGTCATACTGTGAAATGAGCCTGAACTCTGTGATGCAGGAGAAAATAGTGGTTCCTGCGGGCACCAAAGCTGACCTGTCCTTCCTCGACTGCCCCGTGCAGGATCTGCAGCTGATAGCCACCAAAGTCATAG ACTGTCCCAGTGTGTCTGCCCGTGATGTGACTGGGATGTCCCTCACCATTCCCACCCTGGACCCTAGCCTTCCTGTTCCCCTCCATCAGTTCACCTGGCTGCTCCGTTTGCAGGATCAAAGCACCGTGGATCTCATGCCTCTCAAGGGAAGCAGCCTTCACCAGTCTGTACCAGACAAGCAGTGTAACGAGAGAGTCTCGCTGCTCATCTCTGAGACTGAGGGCTCCCACATCGGACAGTTTTGCTCTGCAGCTGAAGGCACTATCCAAAAAATCCAAATCAAAGGAAACGTTTCCATCACTATAACTCCTAATATCATAAAAGACCTGAGCCAGGAAAAAGGAACTTTCTTAACTTTTCGCATTAGTCCAGAGATCACGG AAAATGTAATCTACACTGTATCTTCATTCATTTCTGGACCCATGTACCTTGCAACCCCAAACTGGCCCGACGGCATGAATCCTTCCTCATCCGCCTCATGGATCATCACCATTCCCCAAGAGTACAAGGCTGAGCTGTTGTTCTCCAACATCAGCCAGCCCAAATGTGATTCGGGCCACACCGAGGTCTCGATCGGATCGCTGGACTCTCAAGACCAAACGCAGTCCTGGAGAGAAGATCAGAGCTTCATTGGTCCTGTTGTCCAACAGCAGAGCTTCTACCTGAACATGTCCAACTGTGAGCCCAAGAGCGACCGCTTCGCTGTGCTCTCAAAGATCAGTCTGCTGAAGGAAACCA AGAAGTTCCTGGGCATTATCTTGGCTATAGTCGGAGGGCTGCTGTTGTTGGTAATCATTGCAGTTATAGTTGTGTGCGTCATTCGAAA aaggaaaaacaaaccCAATAACAACAGGTCCTTTATGCCCAGTGGGAAACCTGTCCTTCTGGGTAACGCTGGCTTCCCAAAAACCAGAGCAGACAATGAGTCCCATGTCTACGCCTCTATCGACGACCCCACCATGTACGGATACCTTGGGGACAAGGACCAACCTGAAGAGGTTGACAACGGAGCCTGGAGCAACGGACATCAGGTGGATGCGTACCGTCCGTTCACGGGCCCCACGAACTCCGTCCCAGCAGCTACGGTTTCATCTACTAAATATTCGCTGGACAGAAGAGAAGGAGATGCATTTCAGCCTTTCCTAAACCCACCCAACACCTTTACCCTGCCGAGGCCTCACTCGCCGCTCGTATTGCAGGGAAGCTTAGGGTTCGAAGATCGCAGGATGATGGATAACACGCTGAACACTTTCAAGAGTGGCAGGGATATAAATCCCATTCGTCTGTCCTCTGATAAATCCAGACTACAATCGCAAATGGATTCAGACTCAGATTCTTATCCTGAGCCAGAATACGAGGAGACCATGTGA
- the clec3bb gene encoding tetranectin — protein MRLRDGCLLLGVLLLLTHTSHQQKPNAKKDSSAALKDLQQQIDDIVVELNLLKEQQALQTVCLKGTKIPGKCFLVDSVKKSYHTASEDCIAKGGILSTPLSSDENMRLYDYVRQSIGPDAEIWLGINDMQTEGVWMDQAGSSIRYKNWKPPQPDGRSAENCAVLSGASGGKWLDENCSEQRASVCEFNIV, from the exons ATGAGACTCCGAGACGGCTGTCTTCTGCTGGGAGTCCTGCTGCtcctcacacacacctcacaccagCAGAAACCCAATGCTAAAAAAG ACTCCAGCGCTGCTTTGAAGGACCTGCAACAGCAGATCGATGACATTGTGGTGGAACTGAATCTTCTAAAGGAGCAGCAGGCTCTGCAGACTG TCTGTCTGAAAGGCACGAAGATCCCTGGTAAATGTTTTCTGGTGGACAGCGTGAAGAAGAGCTACCACACGGCCAGTGAAGACTGCATCGCCAAGGGAGGAATCCTCAGCACTCCGCTGTCTTCTGACGAAAACATGCGACTATATGATTACGTGCGCCAGAGCATCGGGCCGGACGCTGAAATCTGGCTGGGCATCAATGACATGCAGACGGAGGGCGTGTGGATGGACCAGGCCGGCTCAAGCATCCGCTACAAGAACTGGAAGCCCCCGCAGCCCGACGGCAGAAGCGCAGAAAACTGCGCCGTACTCTCCGGCGCTTCCGGCGGGAAGTGGCTGGACGAGAACTGCAGCGAGCAAAGAGCTTCCGTCTGTGAGTTCAACATCGTCTGA